The following are from one region of the Capsicum annuum cultivar UCD-10X-F1 chromosome 1, UCD10Xv1.1, whole genome shotgun sequence genome:
- the LOC107849368 gene encoding transcription factor Pur-alpha 1 isoform X2 has protein sequence MEGNSGGSGGNDVELLCKTLQVEHKLFYFDLKENPRGRYLKISEKTSATRSTIIVPFNRISWFLDLFNYYVNSDDQDVYSKELQLDTKVFYFDVGENRRGRFLKVSETSVSRNRSTIIVPAGSARDEGWAAFRNILAEISEASRLFISPNQETSETSERLGLSDDVGAGFISGHSSQSAPAADLSVERTVDLPAADEVSNLGISKVIRVDQKRFFFDLGNNNRGHFLRISER, from the exons ATGGAGGGAAATTCTGGTGGCAGTGGTGGAAATGACGTGGAGTTGCTGTGCAAGACGCTACAGGTAGAACACAAGCTTTTCTACTTCGACCTGAAGGAGAATCCACGCGGACGATACTTGAAAATCTCGGAGAAAACGTCGGCAACAAGGTCTACTATAATTGTACCATTCAACCGCATCTCATGGTTTCTGGATCTCTTCAATTACTATGTCAATTCAGATGATCAGGACGTCTATAGCAAAGAACTACAACTTGATACCAAGGTGTTTTACTTTGATGTAGGGGAGAATAGGCGAGGGCGCTTTCTTAAGGTCTCTGAAACATCCGTTAGCAGGAACCGTAGTACCATTATTGTTCCAGCAGGAAGTGCCCGGGATGAGGGATGGGcagcatttaggaatattttggcAGAAATTAGCGAAGCCTCTAGGCTATTTATTTCGCCCAATCAGGAGACTTCAGAAACCTCAGAGCGTCTTGGGCTTTCTGATGATGTAGGAGCTGGTTTCATTTCCGGTCACTCTTCTCAATCTGCCCCCGCAGCTGATTTGAGTGTAGAACGGACCGTTGATTTGCCAGCAGCTGACGAAGTTAGTAACCTGGGGATCTCCAAAGTAATTAGGGTTGACCAGAAGAGGTTCTTCTTTGATCTTGGGAATAATAACCGGGGCCATTTCTTACGAATATCTGAG AGATAA
- the LOC107849368 gene encoding transcription factor Pur-alpha 1 isoform X1 has product MEGNSGGSGGNDVELLCKTLQVEHKLFYFDLKENPRGRYLKISEKTSATRSTIIVPFNRISWFLDLFNYYVNSDDQDVYSKELQLDTKVFYFDVGENRRGRFLKVSETSVSRNRSTIIVPAGSARDEGWAAFRNILAEISEASRLFISPNQETSETSERLGLSDDVGAGFISGHSSQSAPAADLSVERTVDLPAADEVSNLGISKVIRVDQKRFFFDLGNNNRGHFLRISEVAGSDRSSIILPLSGLKQFYEMVGLFVEISKDCLEGITGANVRTIDPPQR; this is encoded by the coding sequence ATGGAGGGAAATTCTGGTGGCAGTGGTGGAAATGACGTGGAGTTGCTGTGCAAGACGCTACAGGTAGAACACAAGCTTTTCTACTTCGACCTGAAGGAGAATCCACGCGGACGATACTTGAAAATCTCGGAGAAAACGTCGGCAACAAGGTCTACTATAATTGTACCATTCAACCGCATCTCATGGTTTCTGGATCTCTTCAATTACTATGTCAATTCAGATGATCAGGACGTCTATAGCAAAGAACTACAACTTGATACCAAGGTGTTTTACTTTGATGTAGGGGAGAATAGGCGAGGGCGCTTTCTTAAGGTCTCTGAAACATCCGTTAGCAGGAACCGTAGTACCATTATTGTTCCAGCAGGAAGTGCCCGGGATGAGGGATGGGcagcatttaggaatattttggcAGAAATTAGCGAAGCCTCTAGGCTATTTATTTCGCCCAATCAGGAGACTTCAGAAACCTCAGAGCGTCTTGGGCTTTCTGATGATGTAGGAGCTGGTTTCATTTCCGGTCACTCTTCTCAATCTGCCCCCGCAGCTGATTTGAGTGTAGAACGGACCGTTGATTTGCCAGCAGCTGACGAAGTTAGTAACCTGGGGATCTCCAAAGTAATTAGGGTTGACCAGAAGAGGTTCTTCTTTGATCTTGGGAATAATAACCGGGGCCATTTCTTACGAATATCTGAGGTAGCAGGTTCTGATCGCTCTTCAATAATTCTTCCCCTTTCTGGCCTGAAACAATTTTATGAAATGGTGGGTCTTTTTGTAGAGATAAGCAAAGATTGCCTCGAAGGAATTACAGGTGCAAATGTCCGGACAATTGATCCCCCGCAGAGATGA